In Erigeron canadensis isolate Cc75 chromosome 1, C_canadensis_v1, whole genome shotgun sequence, a single window of DNA contains:
- the LOC122586480 gene encoding uncharacterized protein LOC122586480, with translation MEPNPAVQTPAVPSKQADKPEVKPYQPKIPFPQRLVKHKLKQQMDKFVSHLSKLHINIPFLDAIVQIPGYAKCLRQILMNKKNLEGVTTTVLEDVCSAAVTGKLPKKSGDPGSFTIPCKIGNLSVKRALNDSGASINLMPSSIYSKLNLGEPKPIKMKIHLADKSEIRPMGILEDVLVKVGGLVFPVDFVIIEADEALDVPLILGRPFLATELKVGRGKLTLRAGNELVTFTNTCSVSFPNVANSVETACVSSLDSQVDEWLDKKLEKQEGELKKATVPVSNLMDGPSAKIRKLYSRLKYIVSHSNVKLSEELCSNLSTREKEELMMVVDISGRANDWISEKVKGNCFLPFKGRSPNTLSVGVSESQPW, from the coding sequence ATGGAGCCGAACCCAGCCGTGCAGACACCGGCCGTTCCATCAAAACAGGCTGACAAACCTGAAGTAAAACCGTACCAGCCCAAAATCCCATTTCCTCAGAGATTGGTGAAACATAAACTAAAGCAGCAAATGGATAAATTTGTGAGTCACCTCAGTAAATTGCATATTAACATTCCATTTTTAGATGCAATTGTGCAGATACCAGgttatgcaaagtgtttgaggcAAATCTTGATGAATAAGAAAAATCTGGAGGGGGTGACAACTACAGTGCTTGAAGATGTTTGTTCAGCAGCAGTGACAGGTAAGTTGCCCAAAAAAAGCGGGGATCCAGGTAGTTTTACCATACCTTGCAAGATTGGTAATTTATCTGTGAAAAGAGCCTTAAACGATTCAGGAGCAAGTATTAATCTAATGCCTTCATCAATTTATTCTAAACTGAATTTAGGAGAACCAAAACcgattaaaatgaaaatccatttggcCGATAAATCTGAAATTAGACCAATGGGAATTCTAGAAGATGTGTTAGTTAAGGTGGGCGGTTTGGTTTTTCCTGTCGATTTTGTGATTATTGAAGCAGATGAAGCATTAGATGTGCCTCTTATCTTAGGGAGACCATTCCTTGCCACGGAACTTAAGGTCGGTCGTGGAAAACTTACTTTGAGAGCAGGAAATGAGTTGGTGACATTTACAAACACCTGTTCTGTATCTTTTCCTAATGTTGCTAACTCAGTTGAAACTGCTTGTGTTAGTTCATTGGATTCACAGGTTGATGAATGGTTAGATAAGAAGCTTGAGAAACAGGAGGGTGAGTTGAAGAAGGCAACAGTGCCAGTTTCGAACTTAATGGATGGCCCGTCTGCTAAGATCCGTAAACTTTATAGCCGTTTGAAGTATATTGTCTCTCATAGCAATGTTAAGTTGTCTGAAGAGTTGTGCTCGAATTTATCAACAAGGGAGAAAGAGGAGCTGATGATGGTTGTTGATATTTCTGGTCGAGCGAATGATTGGATTTCTGAAAAGGTGAAAGGTAACTGTTTCCTTCCTTTCAAGGGTCGATCTCCCaacactttaagtgtgggggtgtCGGAATCCCAACCTTGGTAA
- the LOC122608121 gene encoding auxin-responsive protein SAUR21-like, producing the protein MAILMPRIIQAKQIFRRSLSNGRSTTLMDTPKGYVAIYIGEQEKKRFVVPVSVLSQPLFQELLRQSEEEFGYDHPMGGLTIPCSQDMFNDVASRLGVL; encoded by the coding sequence ATGGCCATCCTTATGCCCCGAATTATTCAAGCAAAACAAATTTTCCGGAGATCATTATCCAATGGAAGAAGCACAACATTAATGGACACACCGAAAGGCTATGTAGCAATTTACATTGGAGAACAAGAAAAGAAGAGATTTGTGGTTCCAGTTTCAGTGTTAAGCCAACCTTTATTTCAAGAACTACTTCGCCAATCAGAGGAAGAGTTCGGGTATGACCATCCAATGGGTGGCCTTACAATTCCATGTAGTCAAGATATGTTCAATGACGTTGCTTCTCGTTTGGGTGTACTATAA
- the LOC122600379 gene encoding auxin-responsive protein SAUR21-like: MAILMPRIIQAKQHIRRSLSNGRSKTTSMDNPKGYLAIYVGEQEKKRFVVPVSLLIQPSFQELLRQSEEEFGYDHPMGGLTIPCSHDTYTDVAARLGVL, encoded by the coding sequence ATGGCAATCCTAATGCCTCGAATTATTCAAGCAAAACAACATATCCGCAGATCATTGTCAAACGGTAGAAGCAAAACTACATCAATGGACAACCCTAAAGGCTATTTAGCAATTTATGTTGGAGAGcaagaaaaaaagagatttGTTGTTCCAGTTTCCTTGTTAATCCAACCCTCATTTCAAGAACTACTTCGTCAATCAGAGGAAGAATTCGGGTATGACCATCCAATGGGTGGCCTCACTATTCCATGTAGTCACGATACGTATACTGATGTTGCTGCTCGTTTGGGTGTATTATAA
- the LOC122600406 gene encoding auxin-responsive protein SAUR21-like — MAILMPRLTKAKKILRRSFSNERTLTDIPKGYLAVYVGEGGKKRFIVPVSLLSQASFQELLRQFEEEFGYEHPMGGLTIPCSEKIFIDVAYS; from the coding sequence ATGGCCATCCTTATGCCTCGGCTCACTAAAGCAAAAAAAATTCTCCGAAGATCattttctaatgaaagaacattaaCAGACATTCCAAAAGGCTATCTTGCTGTTTATGTTGGAGAGGGAGGCAAGAAGCGGTTTATAGTTCCTGTATCGCTATTAAGCCAAGCTTCATTTCAAGAATTACTACGCCAATTTGAAGAAGAGTTTGGGTATGAGCATCCGATGGGTGGCCTCACAATTCCATGCAGTGAAAAGATATTCATTGACGTTGCTTACTCTTAA